In the genome of Acidobacteriota bacterium, one region contains:
- a CDS encoding alpha/beta hydrolase, translating into RLAMANEGAGLTQRLNAMGVSAFVLKYRLVEYGHPAPLQDVLRAVRLVRSRAAEFRVRPDRIGVAGASAGGHLAASAATLFDAPEGRTGHDLDAVSARPDFVALLYPVITFRGPFAHEGSRRNLLGDDPPADLVEQLSLETRVTAATPPVFLVHTTDDTSVPVENSLMFFEALRRAGVPAEMHVYEKGPHGFGVRDDLGTTSAWPDRWQAWMRSRGWLDRTP; encoded by the coding sequence CGCCTCGCGATGGCCAACGAGGGGGCGGGCTTGACGCAGCGCCTCAACGCGATGGGCGTCTCGGCGTTCGTGCTGAAGTACCGCCTCGTCGAGTACGGGCACCCGGCGCCGCTCCAGGACGTGCTGCGCGCGGTGCGCCTCGTGAGGTCGCGCGCGGCGGAGTTCCGCGTGCGGCCCGATCGGATCGGTGTCGCGGGCGCGTCGGCCGGCGGGCACCTCGCGGCTTCGGCCGCGACCCTGTTCGACGCGCCGGAGGGACGCACGGGACACGACCTCGACGCCGTGAGCGCGCGGCCCGACTTCGTCGCGCTGCTCTACCCGGTCATCACCTTCCGCGGGCCCTTCGCGCACGAGGGCTCACGACGCAACCTGCTCGGCGACGACCCGCCGGCCGATCTCGTCGAACAGCTCTCGCTCGAGACCCGGGTGACCGCCGCCACACCGCCCGTGTTCCTCGTGCACACCACCGACGACACGAGCGTGCCGGTCGAGAACAGCCTGATGTTCTTCGAGGCGTTGCGGCGCGCAGGGGTGCCGGCCGAGATGCACGTGTACGAGAAGGGCCCGCACGGGTTCGGCGTCCGCGACGATCTCGGGACGACGTCGGCGTGGCCGGACCGCTGGCAGGCGTGGATGCGGTCGCGCGGGTGGCTCGATCGGACGCCGTGA